A single Clostridia bacterium DNA region contains:
- a CDS encoding GIY-YIG nuclease family protein: MNYYVYILASENNRTLYIGVTNDLIRRIAEHKSGAIEGFTKRYAVHKLVYAESCGDAYAAISREKQLKGWRREKKVALINENNPFWKDLSETFTEED; encoded by the coding sequence ATGAATTATTACGTCTATATCTTGGCAAGTGAAAACAATCGAACGCTTTATATCGGGGTGACGAATGATCTGATTCGTCGTATTGCGGAGCATAAAAGCGGCGCGATCGAGGGGTTTACCAAGCGTTACGCCGTTCATAAACTCGTGTATGCGGAATCCTGCGGCGATGCGTATGCCGCCATTTCGAGGGAGAAGCAACTGAAAGGCTGGCGTCGCGAGAAAAAAGTCGCTCTTATCAATGAAAATAATCCGTTTTGGAAGGATTTATCCGAAACGTTTACGGAAGAAGACTAA
- a CDS encoding bacterial Ig-like domain-containing protein, producing the protein MKIREKLIKIKEFFAAWTAKQKIVAIAIICAFLVVLALGLSLGLTLPIKSVTAEGGAVLLAGEEYDGGLFLVVTRRSGKKTRVEVKPYMLSPFDTQERGEKDVTVTYKNRSIPATVLVVSLEETECSVRVGSMKTEYEPNEAISTGGILDLSYKDKPFRSFPITPDMISGFDSAKSGEYEATVTFRGSISCVYRYTVMKVIKSLEAAGKLYAEQGAPLTKENVMGNGTILVTYTDLTTENVSIYNEYVEIKTSWLEERAENYQTTLELSYRGKTFVFNAEAYLKGEQYAIENMELILPKRVYKVGEKPDLEEAFLSVKYRYYTGSVRVALTEEMVVTKGPFDSPGEQVEFTISYMGISESATVRVVSNEDSKRITGLSTLWRGAADGRLYLGDALTFGDYTLMVEYGYGYSHKSVPLTAEYVSGYDPNTPGLQDLTLTYQGFSATQSVTVVSPDDSDVLTAITGLTGWEDKTYKTSPALVIPSGARLTLEFGYGARTGSVLLSNAAVSIEGFSPGVVGSQRITIRYKGKSLEYNVNVADDTVLGITGLSIKMQEYDVGEAFDPEKCVVVLDYEGGKRQEEKTLAALIPLGATYSFDDPAFDPNVPDSYVIRVSYLGFSDFGWVVVRMQEITLSGIWVDTSGGKTTFAVGEGLDISGYVLYANYSDGSSTPVFLTYDMIGGYDSSEKGTFYASVSFDGLITYFSYTIA; encoded by the coding sequence ATGAAAATACGGGAAAAGCTGATAAAAATCAAAGAGTTCTTCGCCGCTTGGACGGCGAAGCAAAAGATCGTCGCGATCGCGATAATCTGCGCTTTTCTCGTCGTTTTGGCGCTGGGGCTTTCGCTCGGCTTGACGCTCCCGATCAAGAGCGTGACCGCCGAAGGCGGCGCCGTCCTCCTCGCGGGAGAAGAGTATGACGGCGGGCTTTTCCTCGTCGTTACGCGGCGATCCGGGAAGAAAACGCGCGTCGAAGTAAAGCCTTATATGCTTTCGCCGTTCGACACACAGGAGCGGGGCGAAAAGGACGTTACGGTCACTTATAAAAATCGTTCGATCCCCGCGACCGTCCTCGTCGTCTCGTTGGAAGAAACCGAATGTTCGGTACGGGTCGGCAGTATGAAGACGGAATACGAGCCGAACGAAGCTATTTCCACAGGTGGAATATTGGACTTGTCATATAAAGATAAGCCCTTCCGATCCTTCCCGATTACGCCCGATATGATCTCGGGATTCGACAGCGCGAAGAGCGGGGAATATGAAGCGACGGTGACTTTCCGAGGCTCGATTTCCTGCGTTTACCGTTACACGGTAATGAAGGTCATAAAATCCCTTGAAGCGGCGGGAAAACTCTATGCGGAGCAGGGCGCGCCGCTGACCAAAGAGAACGTTATGGGAAACGGGACCATCCTCGTCACCTACACCGATCTGACGACGGAAAACGTCTCGATTTATAACGAATACGTCGAGATCAAGACTTCTTGGCTCGAAGAGCGAGCGGAAAATTACCAGACGACTTTGGAACTATCTTATCGCGGAAAAACCTTCGTTTTCAACGCAGAAGCGTATCTGAAAGGCGAGCAGTACGCGATCGAAAATATGGAGCTGATTTTGCCGAAGCGCGTCTATAAAGTCGGCGAAAAGCCCGATCTCGAAGAGGCATTTTTAAGCGTTAAGTACCGATATTACACGGGTTCGGTGCGCGTGGCGCTGACGGAAGAAATGGTCGTTACCAAAGGACCGTTCGATTCGCCCGGTGAGCAAGTCGAATTCACGATCTCCTATATGGGGATCTCCGAATCCGCGACCGTTCGCGTCGTCTCAAACGAGGATTCGAAGCGGATCACGGGGCTTTCGACGCTTTGGCGCGGCGCGGCGGACGGGCGGCTTTACCTCGGTGACGCCCTCACTTTCGGCGACTACACGCTGATGGTCGAATACGGCTACGGTTATTCGCATAAAAGCGTCCCGTTGACTGCGGAATACGTCTCGGGTTACGACCCGAACACGCCCGGATTGCAGGATCTGACTTTGACCTATCAAGGCTTTTCGGCGACGCAGTCCGTAACCGTCGTTTCGCCCGATGATTCCGACGTTTTGACGGCAATAACGGGCTTGACCGGATGGGAAGATAAGACCTATAAGACCTCGCCTGCGCTCGTCATCCCCTCGGGCGCGCGGCTGACGCTCGAATTCGGTTACGGCGCGCGGACGGGCAGCGTCCTTTTATCGAATGCCGCCGTCTCGATCGAAGGTTTTTCTCCGGGCGTCGTGGGCTCGCAGCGCATCACGATCCGCTATAAAGGCAAGTCGCTCGAATATAACGTAAACGTCGCGGACGACACCGTCCTCGGCATAACGGGGCTTTCGATCAAAATGCAGGAGTATGACGTCGGCGAAGCGTTCGATCCCGAAAAATGCGTCGTCGTCCTCGATTACGAGGGCGGAAAGCGGCAGGAGGAAAAGACGCTTGCGGCGTTAATCCCTCTCGGTGCAACGTACTCTTTCGATGACCCTGCCTTCGATCCAAACGTTCCGGATAGCTACGTTATCCGCGTTTCTTACCTAGGATTCAGCGATTTCGGCTGGGTCGTCGTCCGTATGCAGGAAATCACTTTGAGCGGAATTTGGGTGGATACATCGGGCGGCAAGACGACCTTCGCGGTCGGCGAAGGGCTCGATATTTCCGGCTACGTCCTTTACGCAAACTATTCCGACGGCTCTTCGACGCCCGTCTTTTTGACCTACGATATGATCGGCGGCTACGACTCCTCCGAAAAGGGGACGTTCTACGCGTCGGTGTCGTTTGATGGGTTGATTACGTATTTCTCCTATACCATTGCATAA
- a CDS encoding bacterial Ig-like domain-containing protein, protein MRKSIKISTFVFLIAALALISSVLFSACKKSSSDGPLYLSVMDDFKTEYFVGDELDPTGTLKVGYQTDYFGVTPITADMISGFDSSEQGDCMITITFAGKKTKVRLRIWPLVATAISLDEETLPRVVYKGQPFPEGATLSATMINGAARTGVPITASMLGGFDPMRLGAQVVSVTYAGESDSFELTVKEDSVASVSLVGAKSEYSVGEPLFTSGVNVKFQYASGRTVLRALTAEMVSDFSTALGGSFRARVSLSSYSCDYYYSVGKKSVSAVLVENLLPREIEKRSAFPEGGVIRVSYDDGTTADIPVTAAEVVGFDSSKAGRFEAEITAQGQTVAYSYVVLRSITQATAVGFTEAVPKDSAFDGFGFLAISYEDGETENIPLNDPRLTLTYITSAVGETRQKVVFREEECFFTVTVYDPEERNAVEEIELSGAFKPILAGEEPDVEGMMVFVRYKYLEPASVPLESSMIAFDASSPVTGDYETRPITVSLLGKTVESTVNVLSAAYAARVTSIAVYNLPSIVLTGSSPEFPQAGLIAYYGGNYRLESEIPLSSAAISGFDSSAPGETTITIAYEGVSCSATIRVIAAEDKDKPTDALLLDFNPVLFAGDSLTAEAIAGASVLLTLGYGYSEQTLPLEASMLSGGPFAEEGQSSVLFRYQGFEKSFAVAVHPVSEKTEITAIYAEEIRSSVGVYPDLTKAPLTLEYGYGLRRVYIPLSSAGVEISPFSVDRVGVERVEITYKGKTCHALVSFAAAGGEAVVDRIEIDGSSVTEFEKGSALSGVVLSVSYASGESAHVNVTADMAPEFSTENSGDYAITIAYGGKSAVYAYSVRERV, encoded by the coding sequence ATGCGGAAGAGTATAAAAATTTCGACGTTTGTTTTTTTGATCGCGGCGCTCGCTTTGATTTCGAGCGTGCTTTTTTCCGCGTGTAAAAAAAGCTCTTCGGACGGACCTTTGTATCTCTCCGTTATGGATGATTTCAAGACCGAGTATTTCGTCGGCGACGAGTTGGATCCGACGGGGACTTTGAAAGTCGGGTACCAAACCGATTATTTCGGCGTAACTCCGATTACGGCGGATATGATTTCCGGGTTCGACAGTTCCGAGCAAGGCGATTGTATGATCACGATCACCTTCGCCGGGAAAAAAACGAAAGTGCGTCTTCGCATTTGGCCGCTCGTCGCGACCGCGATCTCCTTGGATGAGGAAACGTTGCCGCGCGTCGTCTATAAGGGGCAACCTTTCCCCGAAGGCGCGACGCTCAGCGCGACGATGATAAACGGCGCCGCCCGAACGGGCGTCCCGATCACGGCTTCGATGCTCGGCGGCTTCGATCCCATGCGGCTCGGGGCGCAGGTCGTCAGCGTGACCTACGCGGGAGAGTCCGATTCTTTCGAGCTGACGGTAAAAGAAGATTCCGTCGCGTCGGTCTCGCTTGTGGGCGCGAAGTCGGAGTACTCCGTCGGCGAACCGCTTTTTACGAGCGGCGTGAACGTTAAATTCCAATACGCGAGCGGCAGGACCGTTCTCCGCGCGCTTACGGCGGAAATGGTCTCCGATTTCTCGACGGCTCTCGGCGGAAGTTTCCGCGCCCGCGTCTCGCTTTCTTCCTATTCTTGCGATTACTATTATTCGGTCGGCAAAAAATCGGTCTCGGCGGTCCTCGTCGAGAATTTGCTTCCGCGCGAGATCGAAAAGCGGAGCGCCTTCCCCGAAGGCGGCGTCATTCGGGTCTCGTATGACGACGGGACGACGGCGGATATCCCCGTTACCGCGGCGGAGGTCGTCGGGTTCGATTCTTCGAAAGCCGGGCGGTTCGAAGCGGAGATCACCGCGCAGGGTCAGACCGTCGCTTATTCTTACGTCGTCCTGCGAAGCATAACGCAAGCGACGGCGGTTGGGTTTACCGAAGCCGTCCCGAAGGATTCCGCGTTCGATGGATTCGGCTTCCTCGCGATCTCGTATGAGGACGGTGAAACGGAGAATATCCCGCTGAACGATCCGAGGCTGACCTTGACGTATATTACGTCCGCCGTGGGCGAAACGCGGCAAAAGGTCGTCTTCCGCGAAGAAGAATGCTTCTTTACCGTAACGGTCTATGATCCCGAAGAGCGAAACGCCGTCGAAGAGATCGAGCTCAGCGGCGCGTTCAAGCCCATTCTTGCGGGAGAAGAACCGGATGTCGAGGGGATGATGGTCTTCGTCCGCTATAAATACCTCGAACCCGCTTCGGTCCCGCTCGAATCGTCGATGATCGCGTTCGACGCTTCTTCTCCCGTAACGGGAGATTACGAGACGCGCCCGATCACGGTCAGCCTGCTCGGGAAGACCGTCGAATCGACCGTAAACGTCCTTTCCGCCGCATACGCCGCGCGCGTAACGTCGATCGCCGTCTATAATCTCCCCTCGATCGTCTTGACGGGGAGCTCGCCCGAATTCCCGCAAGCGGGGCTGATCGCCTATTACGGCGGGAATTATCGCTTGGAGAGCGAGATTCCGCTTTCGAGCGCCGCGATCTCGGGCTTCGATTCTTCCGCGCCGGGCGAGACGACGATTACGATCGCCTACGAGGGCGTTTCCTGCTCCGCAACGATCCGCGTGATCGCCGCGGAAGATAAAGACAAACCGACGGATGCGTTGCTTTTGGATTTCAATCCCGTCCTTTTCGCGGGCGATTCTTTGACCGCGGAAGCGATCGCGGGAGCAAGCGTCCTTTTGACGCTCGGTTACGGTTATTCCGAGCAGACCCTGCCGCTCGAAGCCTCGATGCTTTCCGGCGGGCCTTTTGCGGAAGAAGGGCAAAGCTCCGTCCTTTTCCGCTATCAGGGCTTTGAAAAGTCCTTTGCGGTGGCGGTGCATCCGGTCTCCGAAAAAACCGAGATCACGGCGATCTACGCCGAGGAGATCCGCTCTTCGGTCGGCGTCTATCCCGATCTTACCAAGGCTCCTCTGACGCTTGAATACGGCTACGGACTCAGGCGCGTCTATATTCCTCTTTCGTCCGCGGGCGTCGAAATTTCGCCGTTCTCCGTGGATAGAGTCGGCGTCGAACGCGTCGAGATCACCTATAAGGGCAAAACCTGCCATGCGCTCGTTTCCTTTGCGGCAGCGGGCGGCGAAGCGGTCGTCGATCGGATCGAGATCGACGGTTCTTCGGTGACCGAGTTCGAAAAGGGAAGCGCGCTTTCGGGCGTCGTCCTTTCGGTGTCGTATGCGTCGGGCGAGTCGGCTCATGTCAACGTAACGGCGGATATGGCTCCCGAGTTTTCGACGGAAAATTCGGGCGATTACGCGATAACGATCGCGTATGGGGGAAAGAGCGCGGTGTACGCGTATTCCGTACGCGAGCGCGTATAG
- a CDS encoding biotin--[acetyl-CoA-carboxylase] ligase, which yields MKKIDRKKVLLSLESPLGEPPANVWARCGNFPVEIVAKTGSTNDDLKEAARNGSACRALIAEKQTAGKGRQERSFFSEGGVYLSAILPPLGEAAPFVTHIAAVAVAEALRALTGKNAEIKWVNDVYIDGKKVCGILCESVVTEKGRAYVAGIGVNTSEPKGGFPSEIAETAGAVPCDRSALAGEILKRLFYQLVCFDRKNLQKSYTELCFLQGKEVVVVQNESERPATVLGLTEDLGLTVRYSDGSKEDLRSGEVRLRLRRADRDL from the coding sequence ATGAAAAAAATCGACCGAAAAAAAGTCCTGCTCTCCCTTGAAAGCCCTTTGGGAGAACCGCCCGCGAACGTTTGGGCGCGCTGCGGGAATTTCCCCGTCGAAATCGTCGCGAAGACGGGATCGACGAACGACGACTTGAAAGAAGCCGCGCGAAACGGCTCTGCGTGCCGCGCGCTGATCGCGGAAAAGCAGACGGCGGGAAAAGGCAGGCAGGAAAGAAGCTTTTTCAGCGAAGGCGGCGTCTATCTGAGCGCGATCCTTCCCCCGCTCGGCGAAGCCGCGCCTTTCGTCACGCATATCGCGGCGGTGGCGGTCGCGGAAGCTCTTCGCGCTTTGACGGGGAAAAACGCCGAGATAAAATGGGTAAACGACGTCTACATAGACGGGAAAAAAGTCTGCGGGATCTTATGCGAGAGCGTCGTTACGGAAAAAGGCAGAGCGTACGTCGCGGGGATCGGCGTCAACACGTCGGAGCCCAAAGGCGGGTTCCCCTCGGAGATCGCGGAAACGGCGGGCGCCGTTCCTTGCGACCGAAGCGCGCTCGCGGGCGAAATCCTGAAACGCCTTTTTTATCAACTTGTCTGTTTTGATCGGAAAAATCTGCAAAAATCCTACACGGAACTCTGCTTTTTACAGGGGAAAGAAGTCGTCGTCGTGCAAAACGAAAGCGAAAGACCCGCGACTGTCCTCGGACTGACGGAAGATCTCGGATTGACCGTCCGCTATTCGGACGGATCAAAAGAGGATCTCCGTTCGGGCGAAGTCCGCTTACGCCTCCGGCGCGCTGACCGTGATCTTTAA
- a CDS encoding ATP-binding cassette domain-containing protein, which produces MLEVKNLTKVYAGKGGVEVRALDDVSVTFPEKGMVFLLGKSGSGKSTLLNVAGGLDKPDGGEILVKGRSSKEFSGADFDSYRNTFIGFVFQEYNILNEFTIEQNIALALQLQNKPNDKKAVADLLEQVDLKGYGKRKPNTLSGGQKQRVAIARALIKQPEIIMADEPTGALDSNTGKQVLDTLKKLSETKLVIVVSHDREFAEFYGDRIIELKDGKILSDVSKTYIEPENSDENVVVMDDTIRVKDGAAITDADIKKIAEVLKKKGGEAIIAAGERELKDVKRACKINDDGSKESFKQTDAVETKAYNGKETKFIKSRLPMGHAIKMGASGLKSKPIRLIFTILLSVAAFVMFGVASTFMLYDSNYSISKALKEANYPMLTLSKSYKVMCEQIRMDSSGNEEVMDRDTDYVTTLFGASEVGSKSKDGLKFAGVFDFSDYSYYERSGYTLDLVSGDSYIPVSVGSDHRSFYSVTTALGFSDCGAEYLSSVGYRLIGEYPSAKNEIALPEYLAELFAETEGANVNSVSDLIGKTIRLSGGRDVFRGEDSKFTIKGIVSVESIPFKFDVLKTSPNSISEENRENLKRSFEDYLRNSFNTVIFVGASFYDAYKDRMPKNSNMRNLDGRYFKSIRFSNERNDQDLEQWAGETIFTDRFCNNHKSEIVFYAPNGTVIAEPSFEDGKIYLNFSTYREMLKNALANYFNRCRDNALFDPEARALFNDDLTNAFWNSTDPAPYVGYVQTWFQKLMYRKYLYDAASILRNNGYSTENFSAAYEKIQYYVNMSENAIEPTAADWAAIEAVVSSDFKTDYLQTVYGLIVEYYWNVNESIFDNDIVWNVIDSLKNRSCGEDEFREYKAAVDAFLAGKGKSVDEIDKVFACDVDSFVRTLWFRDKYNASGTLEIAGYFDSSVANLGAYYAISESWMEAHATMNQDGGYHWSMSYKTDYVRPDDAKYNLIFSPTDNSQAQITSALKGGDNVKYGVESRVYEQLEMFLSMIKMLQKIFLIVGLVVGAIAALFLLNFIAVSISAKRKDIGILRAVGARGSDVFKIFYAEAFIIAFICFILASVGSFIVCFFLNRSLVDAVSMQLLNFGPINVALIFGVSIFISVLATFLPVFFAAKKSPVESIRAL; this is translated from the coding sequence ATGTTAGAGGTTAAAAACCTGACCAAAGTCTACGCAGGAAAGGGCGGCGTCGAAGTGCGCGCGCTCGACGACGTTTCCGTAACGTTCCCCGAAAAAGGAATGGTCTTTTTGCTCGGTAAGAGCGGTTCGGGTAAATCGACGCTTTTGAACGTCGCGGGCGGCTTGGATAAGCCGGACGGCGGCGAGATCCTCGTGAAAGGGCGAAGCAGTAAGGAATTCTCCGGAGCGGATTTCGACAGCTATCGGAATACCTTTATCGGATTCGTCTTCCAAGAGTACAACATTTTGAACGAGTTTACGATCGAGCAGAATATCGCGCTCGCTCTGCAACTTCAAAACAAACCGAACGATAAAAAGGCGGTCGCCGATCTTTTGGAGCAGGTGGATTTGAAGGGGTACGGGAAGAGAAAACCGAACACCTTGTCCGGCGGTCAGAAGCAGAGGGTCGCGATCGCGCGCGCTCTTATCAAACAGCCCGAGATCATTATGGCGGACGAACCGACGGGCGCGCTCGATTCCAACACGGGAAAGCAGGTCTTGGACACTTTGAAGAAGCTGTCCGAAACCAAACTCGTCATCGTCGTTTCTCACGATCGGGAGTTCGCGGAGTTTTACGGCGACAGGATCATCGAACTGAAAGACGGAAAGATCCTTTCGGACGTCAGCAAAACCTATATCGAACCCGAAAATTCCGACGAGAACGTCGTCGTTATGGACGACACGATCCGTGTCAAGGACGGCGCGGCGATCACGGATGCGGATATTAAAAAGATCGCGGAAGTTTTGAAAAAGAAAGGCGGCGAAGCGATCATCGCGGCAGGGGAGCGCGAGCTCAAAGACGTAAAGCGCGCCTGCAAGATCAATGACGACGGCTCGAAAGAATCCTTTAAGCAGACCGACGCCGTAGAAACGAAAGCGTATAACGGAAAAGAGACGAAGTTTATCAAGTCGCGCCTGCCGATGGGGCACGCGATCAAGATGGGCGCGAGCGGTCTCAAAAGCAAGCCGATCCGCTTGATCTTTACGATCCTTTTATCGGTCGCGGCGTTCGTCATGTTCGGTGTCGCTTCCACCTTTATGCTGTACGATTCGAACTATTCGATTTCCAAAGCGCTGAAAGAAGCGAATTATCCTATGCTCACGCTGAGCAAATCCTATAAGGTGATGTGTGAACAAATTCGCATGGATTCTTCCGGGAATGAAGAAGTCATGGATCGCGACACGGACTACGTTACGACGTTATTCGGCGCGTCCGAAGTCGGATCGAAGAGCAAAGACGGGCTCAAATTCGCGGGCGTTTTCGACTTTTCGGACTACTCGTATTACGAGCGTTCCGGCTATACTTTGGATCTCGTTTCGGGAGATAGCTATATTCCCGTTTCCGTCGGTTCGGACCATCGGTCGTTTTATTCCGTTACGACGGCTCTCGGTTTTTCCGATTGCGGCGCGGAGTATCTTTCTTCCGTCGGGTATCGCCTGATCGGGGAATATCCTTCGGCGAAAAACGAGATCGCGCTTCCCGAGTATCTCGCCGAACTCTTTGCGGAAACCGAAGGCGCGAACGTGAATTCCGTCTCCGATCTGATCGGGAAAACCATCCGCTTGTCGGGCGGCAGGGATGTTTTCCGAGGCGAAGATTCCAAGTTTACGATCAAAGGCATCGTCTCAGTCGAATCGATTCCGTTCAAGTTCGACGTTTTGAAAACCTCGCCGAATTCCATCAGCGAGGAAAACCGAGAAAATTTGAAACGTTCTTTTGAAGATTATTTGAGAAACAGTTTCAATACCGTGATTTTCGTCGGCGCTTCTTTTTACGACGCCTATAAGGATCGGATGCCGAAAAACAGTAATATGAGAAACCTCGACGGGCGCTATTTCAAAAGCATCCGATTTTCGAATGAAAGAAACGATCAAGACCTCGAACAGTGGGCAGGCGAAACGATCTTTACCGATCGTTTTTGCAACAATCATAAAAGCGAAATCGTTTTTTATGCGCCGAACGGAACCGTGATCGCGGAGCCCTCTTTCGAAGACGGAAAAATATATCTGAATTTTTCAACGTATCGCGAGATGTTGAAAAACGCGCTCGCAAACTATTTCAATCGCTGCCGAGATAATGCGCTTTTCGATCCGGAGGCGCGCGCGCTTTTCAACGACGATTTGACGAACGCTTTTTGGAATTCGACCGATCCCGCGCCGTACGTCGGATACGTTCAAACTTGGTTTCAAAAGCTTATGTACAGAAAATATTTGTACGACGCCGCGTCCATTCTTCGGAATAACGGGTATTCTACGGAAAATTTCTCGGCTGCCTACGAAAAAATTCAATATTATGTGAATATGTCGGAAAACGCGATCGAGCCGACCGCCGCGGATTGGGCTGCGATCGAAGCCGTCGTTTCTTCGGATTTCAAGACGGATTATCTCCAAACAGTATACGGCTTGATCGTTGAATACTATTGGAACGTTAACGAATCCATCTTTGATAACGATATCGTGTGGAACGTTATCGATTCCCTCAAAAACCGGAGTTGCGGAGAAGATGAATTCAGAGAGTACAAAGCGGCCGTCGACGCGTTCCTCGCGGGAAAAGGGAAAAGCGTCGATGAGATCGATAAAGTTTTTGCGTGCGACGTAGATTCTTTCGTACGAACGCTTTGGTTCCGCGACAAGTATAACGCCTCGGGAACGCTTGAAATCGCGGGTTACTTTGATTCTTCGGTCGCAAACCTCGGCGCTTATTATGCGATTTCCGAGTCTTGGATGGAAGCGCACGCCACGATGAATCAAGACGGCGGCTATCATTGGAGTATGTCGTATAAAACCGATTACGTTCGCCCGGACGATGCGAAGTACAATCTGATTTTCTCTCCGACGGATAATTCGCAAGCGCAGATCACTTCTGCGCTGAAAGGGGGCGACAACGTGAAGTACGGCGTCGAGAGCAGAGTCTACGAGCAACTCGAAATGTTCCTTTCCATGATCAAAATGTTGCAGAAAATTTTCCTGATCGTCGGATTGGTCGTCGGTGCGATCGCCGCGCTGTTCCTTTTGAACTTCATTGCGGTTTCGATCTCCGCGAAGCGCAAAGATATCGGGATCCTGCGCGCGGTCGGCGCAAGAGGATCGGACGTCTTCAAGATTTTCTACGCGGAAGCGTTCATCATCGCGTTTATTTGCTTTATTCTCGCGTCGGTCGGATCGTTTATCGTCTGCTTCTTCCTGAATCGGTCGCTGGTCGATGCGGTCTCGATGCAGCTTTTGAATTTCGGACCGATCAACGTCGCTTTGATCTTCGGAGTCTCGATCTTCATTTCCGTTCTCGCGACATTCCTTCCCGTCTTCTTCGCGGCGAAGAAATCTCCGGTCGAAAGCATCCGCGCGCTGTAA
- a CDS encoding signal peptidase I translates to MKEKESVKKQETNGKKPSVAQKIVSTVVTVFLLLLLGFVIFTLIQVKTAKRPNLFGYGVYTVISGSMRPTLDVGDVIIVKKVGSENELKKGDIVTFVGKGELSGKIVTHRIISEGVEDGKLTTCGDANYGIADKPIEYTDVIGKYVRTSVVMTFVYNAFRSKLGFGLIVFVPLFCLLVIQIINFVRACKMKDDAELKKEQLTPEELIKQREDEIKRKAVEEYIASKKRLEEAQRKRRK, encoded by the coding sequence ATGAAAGAAAAAGAAAGCGTTAAAAAACAAGAAACGAACGGAAAAAAGCCGTCCGTCGCCCAAAAGATCGTAAGCACCGTCGTAACGGTGTTTCTGCTTCTTTTGCTCGGGTTCGTGATCTTTACGCTCATTCAGGTGAAGACGGCGAAGCGTCCGAATCTCTTCGGTTACGGGGTCTATACCGTTATTTCGGGATCCATGCGCCCGACTTTGGACGTCGGCGACGTCATTATCGTTAAAAAAGTGGGTTCCGAAAACGAACTCAAAAAGGGAGATATCGTTACCTTCGTCGGGAAAGGCGAGCTCTCGGGCAAGATCGTTACGCATAGGATCATAAGCGAAGGCGTCGAGGACGGGAAACTGACGACCTGCGGCGACGCGAATTACGGGATCGCGGATAAACCGATCGAGTATACCGACGTCATCGGGAAGTACGTTCGGACGTCCGTCGTCATGACCTTCGTCTACAATGCGTTCCGCAGTAAGCTCGGCTTCGGATTGATCGTCTTCGTCCCGCTCTTTTGCTTGCTCGTCATCCAAATCATCAATTTCGTGCGCGCTTGCAAGATGAAGGACGACGCGGAATTGAAGAAAGAGCAGCTCACTCCCGAAGAACTCATCAAGCAGAGAGAGGACGAGATCAAAAGAAAAGCCGTCGAGGAGTATATCGCGAGCAAAAAGCGCCTGGAAGAAGCGCAGAGAAAACGCAGAAAGTAA